AAACTTTTAGATAAAGCTGGTTGGGTATTAAAATCTGATGGATATAGATATAAAGATAATAAAAAATTTGAGCTTTCTTTAAATACTTATCCCAATAGACCTGATCTTCCTGTTTTAGCTACTGCAATTCAATCACAATTAAAAGAAGTAGGTATTGATGTAAAAGTTTTAATTGATAGTTATACTGAGATTGTAAGAAAACATAAAGATAATACTTTAGAATTAGCACTTATGAGTAGAAACCTTGCATTGATTCCTAATCCACTAGGGACATTACTTCAAGATTATGGTAGAGGTGGAGCAGATTGGGGAGCAATGAATTGGACAAATGAAAAAATGTTTAAATATTTAGCTCAATTAAGAAAAAAAGACAACAAAGACTTACATAATAAAATCACTCAAATTATGTATGAAGATTTACCCGTTATTCCAGTTGCATGGTCAGAATTAGCAGTTGTTTCAAACAAAAAGATTAAAAACTTAAAAGTAGACCCTTTTGAATTGAACTACTTCTTATCAGATATTAAGTTAGATAAATAGTTAAATGAAGAAAATAATTATAACAAGAGTAATACAAGTTTTAATGCTTGTGTTACTTATCAGTACGGTATCATTTATTATGATGCAGCTACTTCCCGGAGACCCCGCTTTAAAAATTGCAGCGGGAAGATATGGTCCTGATGGAGTAACAGCTGAAATTGCTCAAAGTGTGAGAATGGAATTAGGACTTGATAAGTCTATGTTTCAAGCCTATTTAGATTCTTTATATCAACTTTTTAAATTTGATTTAGGGTACTCACTAATAAGTGGAGAAAAAGTAATCCATGAGATTCAAACGCAAATGGGTTATTCTTTATATTTAGCCTTTTTTTCTTTTCTTTTATCCCTTATTTTTGCTATACCTTTAGGTATTTATTCAGGTGCAAAAAATAATGGGATTATAGATAAGTTAGGCTTTTTCTTTTCTATTTTATTTAGAGCCATTCCACCTTTTATTCTTGGACTTTTATTAATGTACATATTTAGTATATATTTTAGAATATTGCCTCCAGCTGGATTTGAAAACTGGAAGTATTTAGTTCTTCCTTCTCTTACTTTAGCATTAGGATTAGCGGCTGTTTCAAATAGACTTATAAAAGAATCTATGTTAGAAGTTTCTAATTCTTCATATTATGCTTATGGTAAATATAAAGGTCTTACAGATTTAACACTAATCAATAGGCATGGAATTAGAAATGCTTCTATTTCTGTTATAGCTTATTTGGGATTACAATCAATATATTTAATTGAGGGAGTTGTAATAGTTGAATCAATTTATGCATTTCCAGGTATTGGTCATGCTTTAGTTCATGCAGTTATTGCAAGAGATATTCCTATGATACAAGGTACTGTTTTAGTTATGGGACTATTTTTTATATTAATAAATTTTTTCACAGATATGATAACTAGTACTTTAGACCCAAGATTAAGGATTAAGAATGCTTAATAAAATCAATTCATCACTTATAGGATATAGCATATTAATAGTTTTATTTTTATTTATTATATTTATTCCACTTCTTACAGATATTGATCCAAATAAACAAAATCTCATGAATGCATTAGCAGATTTTAATTCTTCAAACTTATTAGGAACAGATCAGTATGGAAGAGATATGTTAACAAGACTTGCGTATGCGACTAGATTATCTTTTATATTAGCTTTTATTACTATGTTAACTGCTGCTATTCCTGGAATATTATTAGGAATATTTGCTGCATATAAAGAGGGAATAATAGAAAAGATTTTGATTTTAATTTCTGATATTATTCTTTCACTTCCTGGTTTATTATTAGTTTTATTATTAGTAGCTTTTGATCCAGGTAATTTGTTATTATTATATTTGGGATTATCTTTATCATTATGGGTTGAGTTCTTTAGAGTAACTAGGGTAAAAACAAAAACTATTTTAGTACAGCCTTATATTGAATCAACAAAATTATTAGGTTTTTCTACTTTTTATATTTTGAAAAAACAAATTTTGCCACAATTATTTCCTATATTATTTACTCTTGCTACTTTTGCTATGAGTACTGCAATTATTGCAATATCAACATTAAGTGCAATGGGTATTGGTCTACATCCACCAAGGGCAGAATTAGGTGGTATGATTGTAGAGTTTATGCCATATTTTGATGAAAAAGTAACACTAATATTACTTCCTTCATTTTTTATATTTTTATTGATTTTATCTTTACAATTGATTTCTAAAAGGAGATTCTAATGGGCTCAAAATTAGAAATTATTGATTTATTTATCACTTTAAAGGATTCAATTTTAGTAGAAAATATAAATTTATCTTTATGTGAAAAAGAGCCTTTGGTTTTATTAGGAGAATCTGGTTCTGGGAAATCTTTGATAATTGATGCAGTTATGGGAACTTTACCAAAAGAGTTTAATGTTACAGGAAAAATTATATTAAATGGTCAAGACATACTCAAACTTTCAAGTAAAAATAGAAAAAAACTGTGGGGAAAAGAGATTGCATATTTACCTCAGGAACCATGGAGAGCTTTAGACCCAACAATGAATGTTATCAATCAAGTAAGTGAAGTGCATAAATATATACACCATGAAAAAGATTCAAAACAAAAAGCACTTCATGATTTAAAAGAAGTTTCATTGGATAATTCTAAAAATGCCTACCCTTTTGAACTCTCAGGTGGAATGTCACAAAGAGTAACCATAGCTATTACACATGCTTTTAATAGCAATGTATTACTTGTCGATGAACCTACAAAAGGGCTTGATAAACACTTATGTAATAGTGTAATAAATAGATTAAATAAAGAAATCGAGAATAAAAAGTTAGTATTTGTAATAACCCATGATATAGATATTGCTAAAAACTTAAAAGATAATTTAGGAATAATACAAAATGGTAAACTTATAGAATACAATAAAAGCGAATTATTATTTTCAAATCCAAAACACCCTTATACAAAAAAGTTATTATCAAGTGAAACATCAAAATGGGAAGTTGAAAAAAGTGAAGTTATAGATGAAGTTGTAATTGAAGCAAAAAATTTAAGTAAAACATACAATGATAAAAAGCTATTTTCAGATTTAAATTTTAAATTAAAAAGAGGAGAAATCACAGCAATAGTTGGAAATAGTGGAAGTGGGAAAAGCACTTTAGGTGATATTGTACTTGGTCTTAGAGAACCTGATAATGGAAAAATTAACAAACCATTATCATCAAAAAATATACATTATCAAAAAATCTATCAACAACCACCAAGTGCATTTTTACCAAACCAAATACTAAAAAATAGTTTTGAAGATTTAATCAAAGTTCACAACATAAATATGAATGAAGTTTATAAATTATTAGAAAAAGTAAATTTAAAAAAAGAACTATTAGATAGAAAACCTGATGAGATTTCAGGAGGAGAGCTTCAAAGAATAGCAATAATAAGAGTACTATTACTAAAACCTATTTTTATATTTGCAGATGAAGTAACATCAAGACTTGATCCAATTAGCCAGCAAGAAATAATATATTTACTTCTTGACATTGTAAAAGAAGATAAATTATCTCTATTATTAGTTACCCATGATAGAGTATTGGCAGAGAAAATATCAAATAAAATCTTGTATATAAACTAAAAGCCTTTTTAAGCTTTTAGTTT
This region of Arcobacter sp. F2176 genomic DNA includes:
- a CDS encoding ABC transporter permease, which gives rise to MKKIIITRVIQVLMLVLLISTVSFIMMQLLPGDPALKIAAGRYGPDGVTAEIAQSVRMELGLDKSMFQAYLDSLYQLFKFDLGYSLISGEKVIHEIQTQMGYSLYLAFFSFLLSLIFAIPLGIYSGAKNNGIIDKLGFFFSILFRAIPPFILGLLLMYIFSIYFRILPPAGFENWKYLVLPSLTLALGLAAVSNRLIKESMLEVSNSSYYAYGKYKGLTDLTLINRHGIRNASISVIAYLGLQSIYLIEGVVIVESIYAFPGIGHALVHAVIARDIPMIQGTVLVMGLFFILINFFTDMITSTLDPRLRIKNA
- a CDS encoding ABC transporter ATP-binding protein encodes the protein MGSKLEIIDLFITLKDSILVENINLSLCEKEPLVLLGESGSGKSLIIDAVMGTLPKEFNVTGKIILNGQDILKLSSKNRKKLWGKEIAYLPQEPWRALDPTMNVINQVSEVHKYIHHEKDSKQKALHDLKEVSLDNSKNAYPFELSGGMSQRVTIAITHAFNSNVLLVDEPTKGLDKHLCNSVINRLNKEIENKKLVFVITHDIDIAKNLKDNLGIIQNGKLIEYNKSELLFSNPKHPYTKKLLSSETSKWEVEKSEVIDEVVIEAKNLSKTYNDKKLFSDLNFKLKRGEITAIVGNSGSGKSTLGDIVLGLREPDNGKINKPLSSKNIHYQKIYQQPPSAFLPNQILKNSFEDLIKVHNINMNEVYKLLEKVNLKKELLDRKPDEISGGELQRIAIIRVLLLKPIFIFADEVTSRLDPISQQEIIYLLLDIVKEDKLSLLLVTHDRVLAEKISNKILYIN
- a CDS encoding ABC transporter permease, whose protein sequence is MLNKINSSLIGYSILIVLFLFIIFIPLLTDIDPNKQNLMNALADFNSSNLLGTDQYGRDMLTRLAYATRLSFILAFITMLTAAIPGILLGIFAAYKEGIIEKILILISDIILSLPGLLLVLLLVAFDPGNLLLLYLGLSLSLWVEFFRVTRVKTKTILVQPYIESTKLLGFSTFYILKKQILPQLFPILFTLATFAMSTAIIAISTLSAMGIGLHPPRAELGGMIVEFMPYFDEKVTLILLPSFFIFLLILSLQLISKRRF